Genomic window (candidate division WOR-3 bacterium):
TGACCGCTTCCGGATACGCATGCCAGCTTGACAGCGCTTATCCTTTCGAAGCCGACATAGCTGACGATGTTACTGTCCCCGCCGGTGGCTGGGTTATTGACACCGTGATAACATGGTGGTCGAACTGGAACGGATTCACAGCTTGGGCAAACGTCCCCAACGTACATTTTGTGGTCTGGGCCGATGCGGCTGGACAACCTGCAGTCACACCTACAAACGAATATGTCTGCGAAATGGCAAATTACACAGCGACTCAGTATGGTTCCCCGAACCTGACTTACAGGCTGACAATGGATGTCACGTCTTTGGGCATTGTAATTCCCGAAGGCACATGGTGGATTGAAGTTCAACCTTCGAACGTCTACACTGCCAACGGCCAGACCGGTCTTCAGGCGGGTGTAGGAATTGGAAACGGAAACCAGATGTGGTTCAAATCAGATGTTCTGGGTTATCCAAGTTGGGTGACCGCATCCACAGTCTGGTCGAGTGCTTATGAAATGGGCGTCATCCTCATCGGCAACCCCAACTCAGTCCAAGAAACCCCCGTAGATGTTCCTTCTACAGTCTCCTGCAGACTCGTATCAGCGCTATCTGGTGATGTCGCAGTTGAGTTGGCTCTTCCTCTCTCATCCGATGTTTCGTTCAGGGTTATGGATGTCACTGGAAGGACAATTGGCTCTAAGGATTTGAACGCCGGAGCGGGAACCCACACCGTTTCTCTCGATCAGAACCTCGGAACCGGAACGTATTTCTACAGGCTCGAAGCCTCCGGAAACGTCTTCTCCGGAAAGATAATAGTTGCGGAATAAGACTTAATCCGAAAGAATCTTAAAAGGGAGCCTTGGGCTCCCTTTTCTTTATTGCCATTTTCCATAACATGCTTGTTTGATAGAAATGCTGTTTTAACGGCTACAAAACCGAGTTTTCCAGACCTGAACTTTGAGATTTAAACTATCTTCTACGTTTTATTTCATAAGAAAGTATTTTCCAAAAGCTTCAACTTCACCAGCTCTTATCTGAAGAAAATAACTTCCCTGTGGCAGTTGATAACCGGAATTGTCTTCCCACCGGTAGAGTGTTTTGTCCGAACAATCCAAGAGTCTGTCGAAAACAAGCCTTCCGGTTATATCGAAAACTTTCAGGGAAAAGTTTCTCTCTTCGAAATCTTTACCCCAGAATATTTCTACCCCCTCATGGCAAAGCCTCATAGCAGGTCTTGAGTGTAAATTTACAGGGCTCTCTTCGACTGAAACTTGGTCGAGGTAGACAAAACATTGCTCAAGGAATCCTCTCGAATTCTGCATGAAAAGTAGAGGAAAGCCGGTGACGACGAATTTCTGGGAATCGTCTCTGCCCAGGGCTGTAATCTTGCCGCTCTGTGGGTAAGAACCTCCCCATACGCCAAGAGTGTCTATGTCGCTCGCACTAAAATACATCGCCCTGTTCATTTTTCCGCCCCACGAGGGGTTCATGAGGGAGGAATTGACGTATATGTCGGGAAAACCGTTTTTGCCCTGTGAATATTCAAAGTTATTCTGTGTGACGAGAATCGCTTGTTCAACGTTGAAAATCGAGAGGAAATCCTGGTCCGCTTCTTCAAAAGCTCTCCAGCCCGAGAGTATGAATTTCCCTCCCGCGGCGATGTAGGAGCCGACAAGTTGTGAATTGTCTTTTACCTGACTCATCGTGAAATATTCATCGCTGTGCCATATCACGCATTGGTAATGTCCCAGTAGTGAAAGCTCTGGAAGCGCCGTGTCGCAGTGGAATACATCATGGGTTATCCCGGTCATGAGAGATTCGTAAACCGAATCCACCCAAGCGTCCGTAGGAAGGAAAGGCTGTGAACCGTTTCCGCCCTCAGTCTCGTCTACAAGCAGTATCCTCCTGTCGAAAGGAAAAGCAACGGGCGTCGTTGAAGAGGTGTCTGAACGGGAACTTTCCCAATTGTCTGAAATCTCGAAAGTTACGTAAAAAGTGTATTTCTGGCCGTTTGTCAGATTCTGAGCGAGGAAAAAAGTGTCCGTTATAAGGGTAGAGTTCAACTTGCTGAACAAGGTGGAACCATATAGCGCGGCGTAGACGTTGTATCCTGTTAAATCTTGCATTTGGCTTTCCGACCAACTGACAAGGACGGATCCGTCGAGTGCGAGCAAAGCGGTTATCTGCGGCTGTTCTTTTTCTGTCAATGACGTGAACTGCGTTCTAAAGGGGTCGAGATGAACTGAATCGGTTGTTAACGAGTAGTAATTGTCAAATGTGTCGTCTGTCGCAGTTGCTCTCATAATAAAGGTGTCGTTGCCGTTGAAAAAGAAAAGAGGAGCCCTGATAGTGAAATCGGTGGTTGAATTTGACAATGTCCATGCCCTCACGAGAGCGCTGTCGGCTCCTGCTGTTTTCTTGAAATCAATCCATCTCATGAGAGGTGTGCCGGAACCGAGAACCCACTGCTGGAAAAACCATGATAGGTCTTCTCCTGATACTGCTGAAAAAACTGAATCTACGTCCTGCCACGTCAGGTTGCCTTGTCCGTGGGTTAAAACAATGTTCTGCAAGGAGCTGAAAAAAAGTGAATCGCCGATCATGAACCTGAGTGCATAAAACACGCTGGCAGGTCGCTCGTAGGTGAGATCGGAATAATAATACTGCCAGGGAGGATCATACATAGGATACATACCGTATGATCCTTCCCAAGCGATGTAGCTGGATCTTTTCTGGTGCATATAGTTGTGCATGGCCTGTAGGCCGGAAACCTTTTCCTCGAAAATCCCCTCCGAAAAAGTCGCCATTCCCTCGTTGAACCATACTTCTTTCAAATTTTCAGTCGTCACAAAATCTCCCCACCACATATGCGAGAGTTCATGAGCGAAAAGGTGTTCGTATGATCCGGTGCCGGTTATCACCGAAGGACCTACCAGTATGCAGTCTTGGTTTTCCATGCCTCCCGGTACCGGTGCTTCGGCGTATGCGATTTTTTCCAGCGGGTAATCACCGTATCTTTCTTCAAATACGTGAAGCATTGTGTCTAACCTTCTCAAGTCATACGCAAGGGCCGCTGAATCCTGGGGGTAAGCTGCCAGAATGACCGGTATCCCCCCGGTTGATGAACTGGTGAGGGAATAATCGTAAGCGGCAAGCCCCTGAAGGTAAGGTGCAATCTTTATCGGCTCACTCCAGAAAAACTTTCTTCTGTTTCCTGACAACTGGATGACGGAATCTAAAAGGCCGTTAGACATTACATATAGATTATCTGGCACGGTGTAATACTGCCTTGCCAAGGCTTTATGCCTGTGAGCGTCAAGGCAGGGAATCCATGTCTTAAGGCCGAAAGGCGCGTGACAAGAGTAGATCAGGGATTGATCTATGAATATTCCCCCTGATGCGAATGGCGTCGGCACCTGGACAGGAACAGCTCTGTAAAAAATATCGACTGAAAGGGTCTCGGAAACTGCGTACATCTTGTCCAGTGAAACTATGAGAAGACTGTCTGTCTGGTAAAAGTATCTCAAAACGTTGCCAATTTTGACACTGTCGGCGACGGGAGAAACGCAGTCGAGTCTCAGGGTGTCACTAGAATGAAGGCAAATGAAATCCTCTGTCGCAAAACCAAGAACTGAGTCGTATTGTGGCTTTATTTCAATGTCTGTGAACCTGTATGTGTTTAGCCAGCATGAATCATCACCCAACAGTAGCGCCGGAATTACCAGAAAAACGAGAGATAAAAATTTCTTCATCTTTGTGCCTCCTGAGTTTATCCAAAGCTTCTTCACCGAAAAGCAGAAAAAGTATTCCGCCTATCGCGGAAAGTTCTTTGTCTTTATGTTCAATACCTTTTAAATTTTCGATAATTTTGTCTCTGAAAAAAGGGCAATTGAGGGCAACTCCCCCTCTCAGTGCGAAATAATGGGAATTGGTCTCACGAGCTAAACATGAAATTTCACTGCTTAAAAAACCTGCGGCACGTTCGATAATTTCCTTTGCTTCGTCCAACCCTAGGTCTGCCGCTCTTTTCAAAGTGCGGGTCAGCGAGGAGATTTCACTGACGGGATTTTTAGACGACAGGAATTTTCGAATCGTCTCCATGGGAGTCAATGAAGTCTCTTCTAAAACGAATGAGACAAGAGGACTGGTGCCTTTTGTTTTTTTATCGTGAAAATCCGCGATTTTTTTTAAAATTTCCCTTCCAATCCAAAAACCGCTTCCCTCATCGCCCAAGAGCGGTCCCCAACCGCCCGTCCTCAAAAGGTTGCCGCCTGAGTCCACAGATATCGCTATGGAGCCTGTTCCGGAAATCGCAAGGATGTTCTGATGTCCATCGAAAGCTCCATAATAAGCCGCGAGGGCGTCGTTGACAACAATATGCCTGCCTTTATGCCCGGATTTTTTTAGGCAAAAATCAAAATACTTCTTTTCGTCCTCGCTGTAAAGACCAGCGAAGGCGGCGCCGACGGGGATTTCAGGTTCATAGTTTTCGGAGTTTTCGAAAAAATCGCTGATTACGTCAGCAAGACGGCTTTTTAACCTCAGAAAATTTCCTTCTTCGTAAAAGGATCTTTCGACGATCCTCCAATTTTCAAGAAAGAAAAACCTCAATCCGCTTCCTCCTCCCTCAATTACTATGGCTTTCATTGTAGCAATTCCTCTATTTTCTTTTCAAAGACCTGGGCTGAATTTCCGAGCCACTGGATTTTTGATCTGACTACAACCGTGGAAAACGGAAGTTTTACTGCGTCCTTTTCAGTGCAGAGGATCTCATGGCAATTTAAAGCTTTCGATAAAGTCATTATCTTTTCAACTTCTTTTGCTGAAAAAACATGGTGGTCTCTGAAGAATATGTGTTCTTGAATGTTGAACCCCTGCTCTATCAGGTTTAGCATGAGGGATTTTGGTCTTGCGATTGAACTTACGAAGAAAAACTTGGTGTCGCGAGGAAACTCCACGCCGTCCTTTTCGGCTTTGTCAGCTTTAAAATCGCAAAAAAGAGCAGGAATGTTTTGGGTCCCGTTGATTTTTGAAAAATCCATGGGAAGAACCGGGCTTTTTGCCCTTGTGAATACTATTAGGTCTGCTCTTTTTGAAGAGATCAAAGGTTCTCTTGAGTTTCCGAGTGGTATAAGACCTCCTCCTTTGGGGCAGGCCCAGTCCAGAAGCAATAAATCGAGGTCTTTTTCTATTCCGTATTGTTGAAACGCGTCGTCGAGGATTACGACTTCAATATCCGGGTAGAGAGCTATCAGATCCAAAAAACCCCTTTTACGGTTTTTATCGGACAACACAGGAAAACAAGGAAATTTTCTCGCGAGCATTCTGACTTCGTCCCCCGCTTGTCTGTTTCCCGGCAGAACCAGGCCTCTGTGCGAGCCACCGTAGCCTCTTGCGAGAACCGCGGCTTTGATTTCCTTTTTTTTTAAAAGGGACAAAATATATTCCACAAACTGCGTTTTGCCTGTTCCGCCCATCTCTAAGTTTCCTACCCCTATGGTTTTTCTTGAAAATTTTGTCTTCTTGGCTGATTTTATTGATCTGTCTAAGCTGTATAGAGCGAAATATGGAATTGTCATCGGCGCGAAGAGATGTCTCAACATGAAAAGCCCGGGATCATCTTTTCAATGCTCTCGTAAATCTCTTCTTTTGAAATGAGCATCGAAAGGGCGGCTTGCCTGATGTTTTTTGAAGCCGTCATTCTCATTTCTTCGTTGGTGAGTATTTTTTCGAGAGCTTTTTCGAGTTCTTTAGCGTCTTGAATAATCCATGCACCCTTTGCCTCGGCGAGTTTTTTCATCGTCTCCTCGACGTTTTGGTAGTAAGGTCCCATAAGGACTGGAACACCCTGGAAAGCGGCTTCGAGAGGATTATGCCCTCCTGAATTCACGAGGGATCCGCCGACAAAAGCGATTTTTGCCTCGGTGTAGAATCTCGGCAGTTCGCCTAAACTATCGAGGACAGTCAAACCGGCGTCAATTCTTGTAGATTTGGATCTCAAGCGCGCCTCAATGCCTTTCTCGCGAGAGAACTTTATGATTTCAGAGGTCAAATCGAGGTATCTCGGGGCGATAAGAAGAGCGAGAGACGGAAATCTGGTTTTAATCCGCGAATAAACTTCAATTATGCTTTGGAATTCATCTTCTCTAACCGGTCCTGCCGTCCACAATATGGTGTCTTTGCCCAGGGGAAGAGGTGGAGGTGACTGTTTTTGGTAAAGCGCTTTTAGAGAACCAGTTTTAAGTATTTTGTCCGGGGGTACGCCGATTTGCTCGAACCTTTTCGCGTTCAGTTCGTCCTGTGCGAAAACATAGGTGTAGGAAGACAGAACTCTTTTTAAGAATCTCCTGAAAGCTTTGTATCTGGGGTAGGTCTTGTCTGAAATTCTCGCGCTTAAAAGAAAGACAGGTATCCGCTTCAATCTGCACAAAAACAGAAAGTTCGGCCATATCTCCGTTTCGGTGAATAGTATGCACGAAGGTCTTACTCTGTTTATGGCGTTGATGATGCTCAAGGGAAAGTCGAACGGGAAAAAAGCGGTCTTTACGTTTTTGCCCTTCATGATTTCTTCCGCCCTCAGTAGGCCTGTTCTAGTGTATGAAGTGACTAAAAATCTGTAACGGGGGTGTTTGGCGCTGAGGTCGGTGTAGATCTGCCTTAAGGAGTTTATTTCCCCGACAGAAGAGCCGTGTATCCAAATCACGAACCTCTTTCTGAATTTCGGCATGAATCCCCATCTCTCCATCCACTCGTGTCTTGTCTGGAGTACCTTGGCGAATATAACTATCGCTATGAACGGAAAAAAAACAGCGAGGAGGAGGTTGTAAATAATCAAGCTGAGCAAAGATATCTCCGCGCGGTTTTTTCAAGATCTATGATTTCTTTTTCTATTAGTGGTTTGATGCTTCTCAGGTTCGATTTTTGTTTCCCCATAAAGATAGGTTTTCCGAGGAGAATACAGACTTTGCTGAAAGGAAAGGCGAGGCGAAACCTGTCCCATGATCTAAAAGAGTGGAATTTTTTGTAGGATAGAATTACCGGAATCAAGGGAGCTCCTGTTTTAAAAGCGGCGGAAAGAACTCCCTCTTTGATTACCAGCGGCGGCCCTTTAGGACCGTCTGGGGTTATAACGACAAGCTCTTTCCTTTCAAGAGACCTGACAATGTCTCTCTGGGCTGATGTAGTTCCTCTTGTTGCAGACCCTCTCAGTGTTCTGTACCCCAGTTTTAGGGCTATCCTCGAAATATACTCTGCGTCTCTGTGCTTTCCTATTAGAACATTATAACCTCTTTTTCTAAAAAAATAAGCGGGTACGAGAAGATCTCTGTGCCAGAGAAGATAAATAGCAGGATAGTTAGATTGCTCGGTCAAAGTCTCATCGACGTTTACTTTCAAAATTGACAGGGTCTTCCCCCACAAAAGTATCAAATAGTAACCAAGGAAATGGCCTATACCGAGGAAAATATTATCTTTTATTTTCATTTAAGTATCTCAGGAAATTAAGGGCGGCTCTTTTGGATGCTCCGGGGGGACCGAGTTTTCCTTTAACTGTTTTTATTTTATCTATTATCCTGTTTCTTTCGGTTTCGTCATAAACAAGTTTTGCTGCGCACCGGGAGATGTTTTTGGGGATGGCGTCTTTTTGTATGAACTCCGGCAGTATCTTTTCATTCCCTGTTATGTTGACAAGGCTTATGTAAGGAACTTTAGCGAGAATTTTTGCTATCATGTAAGTCAAGGGTTCTGTTTTGTAAATGACGATCATGGGTTTTTCAAAATAAGCTCCTTCGAGAGTCACGGTTCCTGAGGCAACAATCATTAGTTTTGACCTCTTCATCACTCCGTAGGGATCTTCTCTAACAAAAGTAATATAGTCAGGCGTTTCAGTGCTCTCGGATATTTTGTCGTCGCAACAGGCGACGAGGAACTTAATTTCTTTGTGATCTGATTGCAGTATCTTTGCGGTCTCAACCATCAAAGACAAGTGTCTCTTTATTTCCGATTTTCTCGATCCGGGAAAAAGTCCGACTGTCACTTCTTTTGATTCTGTATTATTGCCAGTTTTACTTTCGCCTTTTAAGACGATGTCGAGGACTGGATGGCCTACATATAGAGATTTGACTCCGTATTGAGAGAAAAAATCCGGGACAAACGGCAGTATTACAAGAGCGAGATCGACGTATTTTTTTATCTGTCTTATGCGCCATGTCCCCCATGCCCATACTTGGGGCAAAATATAGTAGACAACCGGTATTTTGAGTTGATGCGCCAGCATCGCGACATGAAGGTTGAATCCGGGAAAATCAACAAGGACGACCGCGTCAGGTTTCTCGTCCCTCATCCATCTGCGAATTCTGTTAAAAATCCTCCTGTAGTGAAAAAGGTTTAGTAAAGGCGACACAAAGCCCATCGCGGTAAGAGAGTCGTAGGGCAGAATTATCTTTGCTCCTGCCTTCTCTAAATTTTTTCCCCCTATGGCGAAAAAATCAATGTTTTCATCAAGCAGAAGAGATTCTTTGATGAATTCAGAAGCGTGTAAGTCTCCGGAGAGCTCACCCGTTATTATCAGAATTTTGCGCATAGGGCCCTATAATTTTCGAGTATCTCTCTTTGATCTTTTGGATTATTTTCCAGGCGACCTCGAGTGATTTCATGCCGTCTTCCCCGCTGACTTCAGGTTTTGTTTCTCCTCTGACGGATTTAAGAAACGATTCGATTTCGAACATGAGAGGCTCTCCTTCTTTTTGATCGGATTTGTCCATTGATATGCTGTATTTTCCGTTCTCAAGGGATCTTCTGTATAACTCGACTGCCCTTTCCTGAAGGTCGACAGATATGTACGCGTCCATTTGGAAAAAGCGGATTTTCCGCTTGGCTTTTTGAGCCGCTCTGCTGACCATCAAATTCGATATTGCACCGTTTTCAAACTCTATCCTCGCGTTGGCAATGTCGATTTCTCTTGAGAAAATTGGAGCTCCCGTCGCTGATATTTCTTTTATGGGGCTTTTTATGTATTGAAGCACGATGTCAATGTCGTGTATCATGAGGTCGAAAACAACTGCCACGTCGAGTCCCCTCTCGGAAGGAAAACCGATTCTGTGACTTTCAATGAAAAAAGGGTTTTTAATCATTTCTTTTACGTAAAGAAATGCCGGGTTGAACCTTTCGGAATACCCTACTTGCAGTACTACTCCATTGGCATGAGCGGCTTCAACCATCTCTTTCGCGTGAGACGTCAAAACGGATAATGGTTTTTCAACGAGCAGGTGCTTTTTTTGGCCGAGTATTTTCATTCCAATGGAATAGTGAGTTGAAGCTGTCGTGGCGAGAGAAAGAATGTCGACTTTTCTAATGAGTTCATCCATGTCAGGATATGGTTTGCAGGAAAACTCATTCGCTATTTCATTCATTCTGTCCGTGTTAAGATCATAAACGCCTTCAAGGCAATTGAGTTGATTGTATATTCTCGCGTGGTGTCGACCGAGATGTCCGACCCCGATTACGCCAGCCCTAATACTTTTCATTTTCTATCCTTTCTCAAATACAGCTAACGCGACAGCGTGTTGTCTTTCGTGGCTTATGGAAATGTGAATTTTACCTTTTCCCGCTTTTTTTTTTGCTCTTTTTTTCAACACCAGCACCGGCTTTCCACAAGATGATTTCACGCAGAAATCCTTAAACCAGATTCCTTGGCTCATGCCTGTTCCCAAAGCTTTTGAAGCAGCTTCTTTCGCTGAAAATCTTCCTGCTATCCAGTCCAGGTCATTTTTCCTTTTCGAAAATTCAACCAACTCGTCTTCGCAGAGTATTTTTTTGGCGAATCTGTCGCCGTATATTCCGAGAATATCCGAAATTCTTTTCTTTTCTACTATGTCTATGCCAATTCCATTTATCATCAGTATTTGAAAACGCTTCCACCTATAAATTCTCTGAGCACTGAAGTGAAGGGAACTTCCGCAGAATCCATTTCCAGATAGTATTCGAGAAACGAGATAAGGCGGACAGCTTCTTTGTAGGCGGGGTCGTCTTCTTTGACGGTTTTCAGCATTTGTACCGCTTTTCTCTTCAAAACAGGTATCTCATATATCAAAGAGGTGTTGAACATTATATCAGCGGTCTCCTGGTAGGGGTAAATCCACCTGCTCTCTCCGCGCGAAATGCTGTGCCATCTGTTTATGGTGTCAGTCGGGCTGTATCCTCTGAATTGGCTGTCCCGGACTATTCTTCTCAAAATCCGGTAATCCGAGGTTGTCACTCTGTTGTGGTCGTCTATGTTCACCTGTGTCAAGGGGCTGACGTACAGTTTCAGCTTGATTTCGGGGTCGAGCATGTATGTGAGGTCTTCGTTTAAAGCGTGTATTCCCTCAACGATTATTGGATGTCCAGGTTCAAGGTATGCTTCTCTCGAATTCACCTTTTTTTTCCCCGTGTTGAAATCGAATTTTGGAATTTTTACTGTTTTGCCGTTTAAAAGGTTGAAAAGCTGTTCTTGAAACAGATCTGCTTCTATGGTCTTGGGGGATTCGTAATCGGGTTGTCCTTTTTCGTCGAGGGGAGTCTTGTCCCTGTCGATAAAATAATTGTCGAGAGAGAGAGTTATTGACCTTAGCCCGTTTACTTTTAGCGCTATCGTAAGCCTTCTCGAGAATGTTGTCTTTCCTGATGAACTCGGTCCGGAGATCAAAATAACCCTCTTTTGTCTGTCTTGAAAGACAGTGTCCGCTATCGCGGAGAGTTTTTTCTCATGAAGAGCCTCGGCAACTCTTATGATCTCTCCACCCCTTTCTTCGGATATAGATTCGTTGAGTTCTTTTACATTCGTAATACCGAGAATTTGGTTCCATCTTCTCTGCTCGTGGTATATTTTGAACAGCTTTTTTTGTTCTTTCCACTGCCCGAGTTTTTTAGGGTTGAAAAAAGATGGGAATTGGATGACGAGGCCCGGAGGGTAAGGCTTGACCTCGAAGTGTTTCAAAAGGCCTGTTTTCGGGACGAGAGGGGAAGTATAGAAGTCAACGACAGGCCCCGATTTGTAAACTATGACATCTTTTTGTTCGTATCTCTCGAGAAGCCCTGCAGTGTCTTCTCTGTTTTCTTTCTTGAATAGTTTAACGGCTTTTTCCCTGGTCATCCACTCTCTGCATATTTCTTCGTCGTTTTCGACGGTTTTTTTCATCCTTTTCTCTATGGAAGTGATTTCGTCTGTTCTCGGGAGAACTGAAGACACTATTTCGTAGTAGTAGCCCGAGGATATCGAATGGTTGACTACGACCCTGGAGTTGCCAAAAATTTCATTCACAGCCCTGTATAGCAGGAAAGTAAGTGAGTTTCTGTAAATTCTCAACCAGTCTGGATCAGAGAAGTCAACAGGGACAAGTAGCCCTCCCTCTTTCACAGGCAGCATTGGGTCAGTTGTGTATCCGTTTAGGCGGCAGGCTATCATGTTTTCGACATCTTCACCCGAAGATTTGAAAACTTGAAAGGGGATTTGCCCTTTTTTTATAGAAATGCCCGTTTTTTTGTTCATCTCACCTCTTTCAGAGTTACCTTTGGGATTTTAAGGGCAGTTCTATTGTTCTCGAGTATTCCGCCCTTTTCTTCAAAACCCAGTATTAAAAGGCTTATCTTATCAATAATTTGGTCGAAGTCAATGCTGAGAATATAGGAATTTTCTTTAGCCCGCCAGTTGAGAAGAAGATTTTTAGACATCAAAACAGCTCCCTGGGAAGACATCTGGGTCGGCAATGAAGGTTCGATGTATTTTTTTTCAAACTCTGGCAAATCGAAAAATATTCTTCCGAAATCCATACCGTATTGGATAGCGTTTTTGGAGTTGAAAGCAGGTACGATAGTTGATACGGAATAAGGTTTTTTTGGTATTTTCGCCTCTGCCAGTTTTTTTGCCGCGCTCATTAGTATTTCTTCGTCTCTGCCTGTTTTATCGTTGTTGTGGACATCAAAATACTCGGAGGCATCAAACTCCGCAAAATTATCAAAGCCTGTCACTTCTATATGTTTTTCAACTATTGTCGCAGAAAGCAGGAAATAAGGCAGAAAAATGCTTGAAGATTCTGTTGAAGACGAGAATATTTCGAAAGTTTCATCAGTAGATTCTCGGGGTTCGAAAGCTATAAGACACTTGGGGCAAATGAAAACTTTATCGTTCTGCTTAGCCTTCAAAACGTTCTCGCATTTCGGGCATTTCAGGGGGACAACTCTAATCGCCATAGTTTTTCCTGAAAAGTAAGGCGACAAAAACTAAAGCCGCCAAAATTCCAATGCTTTTGAAAAGAATTCCTCCCGAAACCAATATACCCGTTACAAAACCCGTCAGAACCGTCAAGGAGACGAAAAAGCCTTTTTCTTTGATGAAGCTTTCGCTTTTTAGAGTTTCCGTTTTCTTTCCAACCGTCTTTCCATTTGTGCAGTCAATAATGTAAAATCCTTGTCTTTTGTCCGTTATAAAACGTATGAGAATAACAGGCAGAAAAATCAGGGATAGATTGAAGTCGAGAACTTCAGCGGAGGCAGAAAAAAAATCGAATTTATCTTTTTCCCAATTAGAAAGAGCCGCCTCTTTCATCTTTTTGACAAATAGGTTTTTGGCATCATCGATATCTTTTTCCGGAAAAAAAATCATTCCGGTTTTTTTCATCTTATCTTCATCGAAGAGCAAAAGGTCTTTCTCAATGAAAGAGAGGTCAGCTGAAGGAAAATATTCCCTGAAAAATGAATTGTCTATGTCAACTATCGAGCCGGGAAAATCTATTATTCTCCTTAAAATTTCACCTCCCTCTGTTCTGGACACTGTTTTGCTTTCGCCTTTTGCTTCTTTGATTTGGACGGGTATTGTCTTTCTGCTGATTTTGCCAGACACCCATCCCGAAACTTTGCTCCAGCCCATCCAAATCGGGACAAAGATTGTATCCCTGTCGATAATCCTGATATTTTCCAGGGAGTATTCCTCTTTTAGGTCGTTTTGAGCCTTTTCGACAGCAAGCGGGGCTATATCTTTTCTGTATGTGAAAATGCCGCCTGTGAGAATTATTTTTATCACAGTCCCGCAAGCTTTGCATTTGCAGACTTTATCGCCAGTATTGTAAGGCACGGGAGACGAGCATGAAGGGCAGGAAATAGAGATGTTCATTTTCTACCCGGTCTCCATATCGCTGAAATGACGAAAAAGAACAAAAAAACTGGAATTGAAAGCCAGGGGCTGAATTTCCATAAAAATCCAGAGAAGATTGCGAGGGTAAAAAAGGATAATTCAATCCAAATAGCGCCTGAATTTTTTTGATCGTCTTTTTGTATCCATTTCGAGCCCTCGGAAGCTGAAATCCAGACGCTTTGCTTTGAATTTTTTGCATACCAATAAGGTATATAGGCGTGTACGGTTTCATTTGAAGAAAGGGTTGTGAAACCTTCTAACTTATCGGAATAGACCTTTTCGCCATGACTGATCTTCAACGATTTAGGAGCTTTTTTGTGCAAAGGGATGCTAATCGGAGGTTTTGAAAAGGGGACCAGGTACCCTTTGATGAAATCGACTTCACCTATCGACGAAAGGGCGATCTCCCAAGCCGCCTTTTTTTCTACTACAGGTTTTAAAGTCCATATTTCAGATGAAAGAGCACAGACTTCGACTGAACTGCCGCAAAAAGGACAGGCTAAAACCTGAGGAGAAGTCCTCAAGTTCAACTTTCCGCCGCACTGTGGACAAACCGATACCATTGTAAGCCTTTTTTAAAAAAGCTATTATAACATAAAACTTTCTGAGCTGAAATCGCAACTTAAGTTTTTGATATTTTTATGAAGTGTGTGAAATATACATACATGTTTCTTATAAAAGTATGATTGTTCATTATACTTCGTGGTAGGAATTGTATTTGTTACAAATATCAAAAAAGAGATACCCTCAACTAAAAAATATGATTACATATTTTTTATCAAAGGACACGAAGTTGGGGAAATAATA
Coding sequences:
- a CDS encoding Gfo/Idh/MocA family oxidoreductase — translated: MKSIRAGVIGVGHLGRHHARIYNQLNCLEGVYDLNTDRMNEIANEFSCKPYPDMDELIRKVDILSLATTASTHYSIGMKILGQKKHLLVEKPLSVLTSHAKEMVEAAHANGVVLQVGYSERFNPAFLYVKEMIKNPFFIESHRIGFPSERGLDVAVVFDLMIHDIDIVLQYIKSPIKEISATGAPIFSREIDIANARIEFENGAISNLMVSRAAQKAKRKIRFFQMDAYISVDLQERAVELYRRSLENGKYSISMDKSDQKEGEPLMFEIESFLKSVRGETKPEVSGEDGMKSLEVAWKIIQKIKERYSKIIGPYAQNSDNNG
- a CDS encoding holo-ACP synthase; this translates as MMINGIGIDIVEKKRISDILGIYGDRFAKKILCEDELVEFSKRKNDLDWIAGRFSAKEAASKALGTGMSQGIWFKDFCVKSSCGKPVLVLKKRAKKKAGKGKIHISISHERQHAVALAVFEKG
- a CDS encoding nucleoside kinase, which translates into the protein MNKKTGISIKKGQIPFQVFKSSGEDVENMIACRLNGYTTDPMLPVKEGGLLVPVDFSDPDWLRIYRNSLTFLLYRAVNEIFGNSRVVVNHSISSGYYYEIVSSVLPRTDEITSIEKRMKKTVENDEEICREWMTREKAVKLFKKENREDTAGLLERYEQKDVIVYKSGPVVDFYTSPLVPKTGLLKHFEVKPYPPGLVIQFPSFFNPKKLGQWKEQKKLFKIYHEQRRWNQILGITNVKELNESISEERGGEIIRVAEALHEKKLSAIADTVFQDRQKRVILISGPSSSGKTTFSRRLTIALKVNGLRSITLSLDNYFIDRDKTPLDEKGQPDYESPKTIEADLFQEQLFNLLNGKTVKIPKFDFNTGKKKVNSREAYLEPGHPIIVEGIHALNEDLTYMLDPEIKLKLYVSPLTQVNIDDHNRVTTSDYRILRRIVRDSQFRGYSPTDTINRWHSISRGESRWIYPYQETADIMFNTSLIYEIPVLKRKAVQMLKTVKEDDPAYKEAVRLISFLEYYLEMDSAEVPFTSVLREFIGGSVFKY